The following coding sequences are from one Phycisphaeraceae bacterium window:
- a CDS encoding response regulator: MQLPDRNSIPVHVIDDDPAVRDSLRWLLESEGLTVLLYPDADTFLESLTLETTGCVLLDVRLPGMSGVDLMEKLAESEATLKVIMISGHADVTDAVRSMKAGAIDFVEKPFPREVLLSRVHQTLEACERQQSEDIQIRSICERLDSLTPRESTVMKMVVRGMLNKQIATELGLSQKTVEVHRAHVMQKMHATSLAELVRMSVAIEELQLAEAVA, from the coding sequence ATGCAACTTCCAGACCGCAACTCGATTCCCGTGCACGTTATCGACGATGACCCCGCTGTTCGTGACTCGCTGCGTTGGTTGCTCGAATCAGAAGGTCTTACCGTCCTGCTCTACCCCGACGCCGATACGTTTCTAGAGTCCCTGACCCTCGAGACCACCGGCTGCGTCCTGCTCGATGTTCGCTTGCCGGGGATGTCAGGCGTCGATCTCATGGAGAAACTCGCCGAGTCCGAGGCGACGCTCAAGGTCATCATGATCTCCGGCCACGCCGACGTGACCGACGCTGTCCGCTCGATGAAAGCCGGGGCGATCGACTTCGTCGAGAAACCGTTCCCACGCGAAGTCCTGCTCTCGCGTGTGCACCAGACTCTGGAGGCCTGTGAGCGTCAGCAATCCGAAGATATCCAGATCCGCTCGATCTGTGAGCGGCTTGATTCCCTGACGCCCCGTGAGTCCACGGTGATGAAGATGGTCGTGCGCGGGATGCTTAACAAGCAGATCGCCACCGAACTCGGCCTGTCTCAGAAGACCGTCGAGGTCCATCGCGCCCACGTGATGCAGAAGATGCACGCCACCAGCCTCGCCGAACTCGTCCGCATGTCCGTCGCGATCGAAGAACTCCAGCTCGCCGAAGCGGTCGCCTGA